Proteins from a genomic interval of Desulfovibrio piger:
- the catB gene encoding type B chloramphenicol O-acetyltransferase, with amino-acid sequence MNFFESPFKGVPLDQQIRNPNIRAGRYSYYSGYYHGHSFDDCARYLSPERDDVDKLIIGSFCSIGSGASFIMAGNQGHRMDWIATFPFFYMPEEAGFQGAVDGFVRAGDTVVGNDVWIGTEAMIMPGVRIGDGAVIAARAVVTADVEPYAVVAGMPARQLRRRFSPERIAMLLEMRWWDWPLERINAAMPLLCSGQVERLHEFWRSGRNAVQD; translated from the coding sequence ATGAATTTTTTTGAAAGTCCCTTCAAGGGCGTCCCTCTGGACCAGCAGATCCGCAACCCCAACATCCGTGCGGGCCGCTACAGCTATTACTCCGGCTATTACCACGGCCACAGCTTCGACGACTGTGCCCGCTATCTGAGCCCGGAACGCGATGACGTGGACAAGCTCATCATCGGTTCCTTCTGCTCCATCGGCAGCGGCGCCAGCTTCATCATGGCGGGCAATCAGGGCCATCGCATGGACTGGATCGCCACCTTCCCCTTTTTCTATATGCCGGAAGAGGCGGGCTTCCAGGGGGCCGTGGACGGCTTCGTCCGCGCCGGGGACACCGTGGTGGGCAACGACGTCTGGATCGGTACGGAAGCCATGATCATGCCCGGCGTACGCATCGGAGACGGCGCTGTCATCGCCGCACGCGCCGTAGTGACCGCGGACGTGGAGCCCTATGCCGTGGTGGCCGGCATGCCCGCCCGTCAGCTGCGCCGACGCTTCAGCCCGGAACGGATAGCCATGCTGCTGGAGATGCGCTGGTGGGACTGGCCGCTGGAGCGTATCAACGCGGCCATGCCCCTGCTCTGCTCCGGCCAGGTGGAACGGCTCCACGAGTTCTGGCGCAGCGGCCGGAATGCCGTGCAGGACTAA
- the speB gene encoding agmatinase, which translates to MSSPVTVCHQEFDESHFLASEYEPARPEQAAFHIIPVPLEQSVSYGGGTAHGPAAILSASQQLEAWDGISAPGEAGLYTAPAVDCDAPIETVLDRIEAVTAHALRCKALPVILGGEHTVSLGALRALAAEAARTGEPFGVVQFDAHADLRSQYEGSIYSHASVMHRAVADLGLPLAQFAMRDFCREEVEVRRQYNVLHYDADILFRQGLPEQPLPADFPRRLYITFDVDGLDASLMPATGTPSPGGLFWHQALLLIERCLQGRSMVGMDVVELAPLPGLHHADFTAAKLTHALMGFAQRAGLPRKA; encoded by the coding sequence ATGTCCAGCCCCGTCACCGTCTGTCATCAGGAATTCGACGAAAGCCATTTCCTGGCCTCGGAATACGAACCGGCCCGGCCGGAACAGGCCGCCTTCCACATCATCCCCGTCCCGCTGGAGCAAAGCGTCTCCTACGGGGGCGGCACCGCCCACGGCCCGGCCGCCATCCTTTCCGCCTCGCAGCAGCTGGAGGCCTGGGACGGCATCAGCGCTCCGGGAGAAGCGGGCCTGTACACCGCCCCTGCCGTGGACTGTGATGCCCCCATCGAGACCGTGCTGGACCGCATCGAAGCCGTCACGGCCCACGCCCTGCGCTGCAAGGCCCTGCCCGTCATCCTGGGCGGCGAGCATACCGTGAGCCTGGGCGCCCTGCGTGCCCTGGCCGCCGAGGCCGCGCGTACGGGCGAGCCCTTTGGCGTGGTGCAGTTCGATGCCCATGCGGACCTGCGTTCCCAGTATGAAGGCTCCATCTATTCCCACGCCAGCGTCATGCACCGGGCCGTGGCCGACCTTGGCCTGCCGCTGGCCCAGTTCGCCATGCGCGACTTCTGCCGCGAAGAAGTGGAGGTGCGCCGCCAGTACAATGTCTTGCACTATGACGCCGACATCCTCTTCCGCCAGGGCCTGCCGGAACAGCCCCTGCCCGCGGACTTTCCCCGCCGCCTCTACATCACCTTCGACGTGGACGGTCTGGACGCCTCGCTGATGCCCGCCACGGGCACGCCTTCGCCCGGCGGTCTGTTCTGGCATCAGGCCCTGCTGCTCATCGAGCGCTGCCTGCAGGGCCGCAGCATGGTCGGCATGGACGTGGTGGAGCTGGCTCCCCTGCCGGGCCTGCATCATGCGGACTTCACCGCCGCCAAGCTCACCCACGCCCTCATGGGCTTTGCCCAGCGCGCCGGTCTGCCCCGCAAGGCATAA